In the genome of Mucisphaera calidilacus, one region contains:
- a CDS encoding CNNM domain-containing protein, with amino-acid sequence MTPTESALCVAGMMVGFVGSALYSGLETGVYSLNRVRLQVLAHQGLAAARLLRAETERVTTLLSTLLIGNNIMNNLGVAMLGILLESRGVTGWANVIVNTMIVTPVLFVFGETLPKDLFAAYADRLMYRLAGVLRVSRWVFTAAGLVAITEGVGRLVSRGASGPVHPRWRVEALVKEGLGHGLLSDEQTAIVGRVLGLSDKRVVDEMTPWQEVMTVSLKATTDDLWAIADRTGRSRFPVVDEAGDVAGVLNLRDALICERASCPSVSELMGPVEILEGTMPIRRALSTMQAHRMPMAMVVDDDGQPAGLVTIKDLVEPITGELSSW; translated from the coding sequence ATGACACCCACCGAGAGTGCCTTGTGCGTGGCGGGGATGATGGTGGGGTTTGTCGGCTCGGCGCTCTACTCCGGCCTGGAAACGGGTGTCTACAGCCTCAACCGCGTGCGCCTGCAGGTTCTCGCGCATCAGGGCCTCGCCGCGGCACGGCTCCTGCGTGCCGAAACCGAGCGCGTGACAACGCTGCTGAGCACGCTGCTCATCGGCAACAACATCATGAACAACCTGGGCGTCGCCATGCTGGGCATCCTGCTCGAGTCCCGGGGCGTGACGGGCTGGGCAAACGTGATCGTCAACACCATGATCGTGACGCCCGTGCTCTTCGTGTTCGGCGAGACGCTGCCCAAAGACCTCTTCGCCGCTTACGCGGATCGGCTGATGTACCGGCTGGCCGGGGTGCTGCGCGTATCACGCTGGGTGTTTACCGCGGCCGGCCTGGTCGCCATCACCGAGGGCGTCGGCCGGCTGGTCAGCCGAGGCGCGAGCGGGCCGGTACACCCCAGATGGCGTGTCGAGGCGCTGGTCAAGGAAGGGTTGGGGCACGGCCTGCTGAGTGACGAACAGACGGCGATCGTGGGCCGCGTGCTCGGCCTGAGTGACAAGCGTGTGGTGGACGAGATGACGCCCTGGCAGGAGGTCATGACGGTCAGCCTGAAAGCGACAACAGACGACCTCTGGGCGATCGCGGACCGCACGGGACGCTCACGCTTCCCGGTCGTCGATGAGGCGGGTGACGTGGCCGGCGTGCTGAACCTGCGCGATGCGCTGATCTGTGAGCGAGCCTCCTGCCCGAGCGTCTCGGAGCTGATGGGGCCGGTTGAGATCCTCGAGGGAACGATGCCGATCCGCCGCGCGTTGAGCACCATGCAGGCGCACCGGATGCCGATGGCGATGGTGGTCGACGACGACGGCCAGCCGGCTGGACTGGTCACGATCAAGGACCTGGTCGAGCCGATCACCGGCGAGCTGTCGAGCTGGTAG
- a CDS encoding hemolysin family protein, with protein sequence MDPTLWLMLAFLPVLIVASGFFSGSETALFSLSRHQRLVLERRKGASAAAIGVLLSETRGLLITLLLGNMTVNVLFFAVSSAATIRISERPWADAWVLSVLSLLPLLIIILLGEVLPKLVASRSRVTWSGYASIPLLMVHRALTPVRMVAQHGVITPLARLIAPRTRVAGLSTDELESLLRLSEDHGILDTEEERLLLQVLELGQLRVEDLMIPRVDIKAFDVREDPQALMTLIRDTGLRHIPVKDDSLDTIVGLLYSRQVLVAQPTTHEAVNRLIRQVHYVPAVTTADKALVELRRSGTTFAIVVDEYGGTAGLITLEDIVEHMVGDIAGEFEASGRPEVRMIGLGRWRVDGDLAVHDWPDLFGRELNLGAEALEALDSTTLGGLVMDQLGRLPEEGDELVVGNVRLRVERMARNRVVTVVVSMVRRGEGGTR encoded by the coding sequence ATGGACCCGACGCTGTGGCTTATGCTCGCGTTCCTCCCGGTGCTGATTGTCGCCAGTGGTTTCTTCTCGGGCAGCGAGACGGCACTCTTCAGCCTCAGCCGCCATCAGAGGCTGGTCCTCGAACGCCGCAAAGGTGCCTCGGCAGCGGCGATCGGGGTCTTGCTCTCGGAGACGCGTGGCCTGTTGATCACGCTGCTCCTGGGCAACATGACGGTGAACGTGCTGTTTTTCGCCGTGAGCTCTGCCGCGACCATACGCATCAGCGAGCGGCCGTGGGCGGATGCCTGGGTCCTGTCGGTGCTCTCGCTGTTGCCCCTGCTCATCATCATCCTGCTCGGCGAGGTGCTGCCGAAGCTGGTGGCGTCGAGGTCACGCGTGACGTGGTCGGGCTACGCCTCCATCCCGCTGCTCATGGTCCACCGGGCCCTCACACCCGTGCGGATGGTGGCGCAGCATGGCGTGATCACACCCCTGGCACGCCTGATCGCGCCGCGGACACGCGTGGCGGGCCTGAGCACGGACGAGCTGGAATCGTTGCTGCGCCTTAGCGAGGACCACGGGATTCTCGACACCGAGGAAGAGCGACTGCTGCTGCAGGTGCTCGAACTCGGACAACTCCGGGTCGAAGACCTGATGATCCCGCGGGTGGACATCAAGGCGTTCGACGTCCGTGAAGACCCGCAGGCGTTGATGACGCTCATCAGGGATACCGGCCTGCGACACATCCCCGTGAAGGATGACAGCCTGGACACGATCGTCGGGCTGCTCTACTCGCGCCAGGTGCTGGTCGCTCAGCCAACAACGCATGAGGCGGTGAATCGGCTGATCCGGCAGGTGCACTACGTGCCCGCGGTGACCACCGCGGACAAGGCGCTGGTCGAGCTCCGCCGCTCGGGGACCACCTTCGCCATCGTGGTCGACGAGTACGGCGGTACCGCGGGACTGATCACGCTCGAAGACATCGTCGAGCACATGGTGGGCGATATCGCGGGCGAGTTCGAAGCGAGCGGCCGACCCGAGGTAAGGATGATCGGGCTGGGCCGGTGGCGCGTGGACGGCGACCTCGCGGTGCATGACTGGCCCGACCTCTTTGGCCGCGAGTTGAACCTCGGGGCAGAAGCCCTCGAAGCCCTGGATTCCACAACCCTCGGCGGCCTGGTCATGGATCAGCTCGGGCGGCTGCCTGAGGAAGGCGACGAGCTGGTGGTCGGGAATGTGCGGCTGCGCGTCGAGCGTATGGCCAGGAACCGGGTCGTCACCGTCGTGGTGTCGATGGTGCGTCGTGGCGAGGGGGGAACGCGATGA
- a CDS encoding Gfo/Idh/MocA family oxidoreductase, translating to MTDQPILDCAVLGVGRMGNHHARTYKNLDGARLVAVVDPDEDRAYVVADQYGCAAYTTTEELLEKHPALKAATVAVPTQFHMSAARPLLERQIACLVEKPLAPSRAEARELAEVAKQHKAVLQVGHTERFNPAVRAVAAMGITPRFIEVDRVSPMTFRSLDVGVVMDMMIHDLDIMHMLVNSEVQRVEAAGISVISQYEDVASARFVFESGCVANVKASRLALKTERKMRIFSETAYVSLDYQARTGVVIRLAENAEALDEIRRLLQDGVDLTELDYSSLVNLDELTMDLPPGEEDPLTAELTSFLDAARTGQQPTVDAEAGYTAVDAAERVLAAMRAHRWEGFSGAKI from the coding sequence ATGACGGATCAGCCTATTCTTGATTGTGCGGTGCTTGGTGTCGGCCGTATGGGCAACCACCACGCCAGGACGTATAAGAATCTCGACGGCGCCCGGCTCGTGGCGGTCGTCGATCCGGACGAGGATCGCGCCTACGTTGTCGCCGACCAGTACGGGTGTGCCGCTTACACCACCACCGAGGAGCTGCTGGAAAAACACCCGGCCCTCAAGGCGGCGACAGTAGCGGTCCCGACGCAGTTCCATATGTCGGCGGCGCGCCCCCTGCTGGAGCGCCAGATCGCCTGTCTGGTCGAAAAACCACTGGCACCGAGCCGGGCAGAGGCACGCGAGCTGGCTGAAGTGGCTAAGCAGCACAAGGCGGTGCTCCAGGTGGGGCACACCGAGCGGTTCAACCCCGCCGTGCGCGCCGTGGCGGCGATGGGGATCACGCCCCGGTTCATCGAGGTGGACCGCGTCAGTCCGATGACCTTCCGCTCGCTGGACGTGGGGGTCGTCATGGACATGATGATCCACGACCTGGACATCATGCACATGCTGGTGAACTCGGAGGTCCAGCGGGTCGAGGCAGCGGGCATCTCGGTGATCAGCCAGTACGAAGACGTGGCGAGCGCTCGCTTCGTCTTTGAGTCGGGTTGCGTGGCGAACGTGAAGGCGTCACGCCTCGCGCTCAAGACCGAGCGCAAAATGCGCATCTTCAGCGAGACCGCCTACGTAAGTCTCGACTATCAGGCGCGAACGGGCGTGGTGATCCGTCTGGCAGAAAACGCCGAAGCGCTGGACGAAATCCGCCGACTGCTGCAGGACGGCGTGGATCTGACCGAACTGGACTACTCCTCGCTCGTGAACCTCGACGAACTCACCATGGACCTGCCCCCGGGCGAAGAAGACCCGCTGACCGCGGAGCTCACCAGCTTCCTCGACGCGGCCCGGACGGGCCAACAGCCGACCGTGGATGCCGAGGCCGGCTACACGGCCGTGGACGCGGCAGAACGCGTCCTCGCGGCGATGCGTGCGCATCGCTGGGAAGGCTTCTCCGGAGCCAAGATCTGA
- the pdxA gene encoding 4-hydroxythreonine-4-phosphate dehydrogenase PdxA, translating to MREPPTSRKPVIGITMGEPAGIGPEVVIKALADPEVRRLARFVIYGMNELLTYAADLAEIDPFWHRVQNDSSRTEYDLTHSVVCIDYDQYSVLGPGMHGPTKIGGQASLRFLDDAINAASRPIEQGGIDAIVTAPICKESWALAGFQRFPGHTELLANRTRARRVVMMFDAPRIRVALATVHVPLMDVRNVLTIGSVFDPIDLGAEACRRLGIDEPRVAVAGLNPHASENGLFGDEERRLITPAIEMARQHGIRAEGPFPADTLFTPSNLDRYDLFVAMYHDQGLIPVKMIAFDSAVNVTLGLPIIRTSVDHGTAFNIVGQNTADPGSMKAAIRLAYELALSHANLAREAG from the coding sequence ATGCGCGAACCGCCCACATCCCGAAAACCGGTCATCGGTATCACGATGGGTGAACCCGCGGGCATCGGGCCGGAAGTCGTCATCAAGGCGCTGGCCGACCCCGAGGTCCGACGGCTGGCCCGCTTCGTGATTTACGGGATGAACGAGCTGCTCACCTACGCCGCCGACCTCGCCGAGATCGACCCGTTCTGGCACCGCGTCCAGAACGACTCGAGTCGCACCGAGTACGACCTCACGCACAGCGTCGTCTGCATCGACTACGACCAGTACTCCGTGCTCGGCCCGGGGATGCACGGCCCGACCAAGATCGGCGGGCAGGCGAGCCTCCGTTTCCTCGACGACGCCATCAACGCGGCCTCACGGCCCATCGAGCAGGGGGGTATCGACGCCATCGTGACCGCCCCCATCTGCAAGGAGTCGTGGGCACTCGCCGGCTTCCAGCGTTTTCCGGGGCACACCGAGCTTCTGGCCAACCGCACGCGTGCACGCCGTGTGGTCATGATGTTCGACGCGCCGCGTATTCGCGTTGCCCTCGCCACGGTGCACGTTCCCCTCATGGACGTGCGCAACGTCCTGACGATCGGCTCCGTCTTCGATCCCATCGACCTGGGTGCCGAGGCCTGCCGGCGACTGGGCATCGACGAGCCGCGTGTCGCTGTTGCCGGGCTCAACCCCCACGCATCGGAGAACGGGTTGTTCGGCGACGAGGAACGACGACTGATCACGCCCGCCATCGAGATGGCCAGGCAGCATGGCATCCGTGCCGAGGGGCCCTTTCCCGCCGACACCCTCTTCACGCCCTCAAACCTCGACCGCTACGACCTCTTCGTCGCCATGTATCACGACCAGGGGCTGATCCCCGTCAAGATGATCGCTTTTGATTCAGCCGTGAACGTCACCCTGGGGCTCCCCATCATCCGGACCTCGGTGGACCACGGCACCGCTTTTAACATCGTGGGGCAGAACACCGCGGACCCCGGGTCGATGAAAGCCGCGATCAGGCTCGCCTACGAGCTGGCGCTGAGTCACGCCAATCTCGCCCGCGAGGCCGGCTGA
- a CDS encoding SGNH/GDSL hydrolase family protein, whose translation MTLSEPSERRRWPRRVLIALGVVVVLGLLGLEAYLRWGVGLGDPPLWVADPEVEYKLAANQDCRRWGNRIVVNELGMRSGPFSRTRDTDDGVRVVIVGDSVMNGGTLMDQSDLAAEVLRARLQAMTDRSIEVGNVSAGSWGPVNMAAAFDQLELEALDVVIVVVSSHDLTDMPGYGPLNEREHPTAKPFSATTEALVRYGPPLWRYLTRKPAPESDSDFQPRINMPAAEKSLSALRGLFDSARTTRAEAILVVHPDANEVTSGQLHANGRAMLAEAERLGVQTVDMLPLLREGAKEDRVHYRDVIHPSEDTHTLYAQVFEALVVEACFDE comes from the coding sequence GTGACGTTGAGTGAGCCGAGCGAACGACGACGCTGGCCTCGCCGGGTGCTGATCGCTCTGGGCGTCGTGGTGGTGCTCGGGCTGCTCGGGCTGGAAGCCTATCTGCGTTGGGGCGTGGGGCTGGGCGATCCGCCGCTGTGGGTCGCCGACCCCGAGGTGGAGTACAAGCTCGCTGCGAATCAGGATTGCCGCCGCTGGGGCAACCGGATCGTCGTCAACGAACTGGGGATGCGTTCCGGGCCCTTTTCGAGAACCCGCGACACAGACGACGGGGTGCGCGTGGTGATCGTGGGCGACAGCGTGATGAACGGCGGGACACTGATGGACCAGTCGGACCTCGCCGCGGAGGTGCTGCGGGCACGTCTGCAAGCGATGACCGATCGTTCGATCGAGGTTGGGAACGTGTCGGCGGGTTCCTGGGGACCGGTGAACATGGCAGCGGCGTTCGATCAGCTGGAGCTGGAAGCTCTGGACGTCGTCATCGTGGTGGTGTCCAGTCACGACCTGACAGACATGCCCGGTTATGGGCCCCTCAACGAACGCGAGCACCCGACGGCCAAGCCGTTCTCGGCAACGACCGAGGCCCTGGTGCGTTACGGCCCGCCGCTGTGGCGCTACCTCACGCGGAAGCCCGCGCCGGAATCAGACTCCGACTTTCAACCGCGCATCAACATGCCGGCGGCGGAGAAATCGTTGTCGGCACTTCGGGGATTGTTTGACTCGGCTCGGACAACGAGAGCCGAGGCGATTCTCGTGGTGCACCCCGATGCGAACGAGGTGACAAGCGGACAACTGCACGCGAACGGACGTGCGATGCTCGCAGAGGCGGAACGCCTGGGCGTGCAGACGGTCGATATGCTGCCCTTGCTGCGCGAAGGCGCGAAGGAGGATCGGGTGCATTACCGGGACGTGATCCATCCGTCGGAGGACACCCACACGCTGTACGCGCAGGTATTCGAAGCGTTGGTCGTGGAGGCCTGCTTCGACGAATGA
- a CDS encoding prenyltransferase/squalene oxidase repeat-containing protein produces MRVLMLVVWLMITGVASGEAVSKRVDAAVGHAIEALSERQRETGAWTPEPGPAVTAMVLEGMLAEPGYGIEYPPAERALGYVLSFAREDGGIHGGFLQNYNTSISIAALAYVSDRVEVADVIDRAHDYLRGLQWVDQADPQGDKVTPTHPYFGGAGYGGHGRPDLSNTAMMISGLRRSGLDAEDVVYQRALVFLTRLQGVRENDLFDQAVLPRDGGFIYATSVNLDRIGVPESKASPAMIDEALAGRPVSGLRSYGTMTYAGFMSYLYAELDRDDPRVRAAYGWLRENYVLDHNPGMPEAQAREGLFYYYLVMARALSAWGDPILVTDEGGVAWAEALAERLLELQGEDGLWVNDSPRWMEGDPNLATAYAILALQELRPWIEGRDVE; encoded by the coding sequence ATGCGTGTCCTGATGCTGGTGGTTTGGCTGATGATCACGGGGGTAGCGAGCGGCGAAGCTGTATCGAAACGCGTTGACGCGGCGGTCGGCCACGCGATTGAGGCCCTGTCCGAGCGACAGCGCGAGACGGGCGCATGGACGCCCGAACCCGGGCCCGCGGTCACCGCGATGGTACTGGAGGGGATGCTGGCGGAGCCGGGGTACGGGATTGAATACCCCCCTGCCGAGCGAGCACTGGGATACGTCTTGTCCTTCGCCCGAGAAGACGGCGGGATCCACGGCGGGTTTCTGCAAAACTACAACACCTCGATCTCGATCGCCGCGCTGGCTTATGTGTCAGATCGGGTCGAGGTCGCGGACGTCATCGATCGTGCGCACGACTATCTGCGCGGCCTGCAGTGGGTCGATCAGGCAGACCCCCAGGGCGACAAGGTGACGCCGACGCACCCATACTTCGGCGGCGCGGGCTACGGCGGGCACGGCCGGCCGGACCTGTCGAACACCGCGATGATGATCTCGGGCCTGCGCCGCTCCGGCCTGGACGCGGAAGACGTGGTCTATCAGCGTGCGCTGGTCTTCCTGACCCGTCTGCAGGGGGTGCGTGAAAACGATCTGTTTGACCAGGCGGTGCTGCCGCGTGACGGCGGGTTCATCTACGCGACGTCGGTCAACCTCGACCGGATCGGCGTGCCGGAATCCAAAGCAAGCCCGGCGATGATCGACGAAGCGTTGGCAGGACGTCCGGTGTCGGGCCTGCGGTCGTATGGCACCATGACCTACGCTGGCTTCATGAGCTACCTCTACGCCGAGTTGGACAGGGACGACCCCAGAGTGCGTGCCGCGTACGGCTGGCTGCGCGAGAACTACGTACTCGACCACAACCCGGGGATGCCCGAGGCGCAGGCACGCGAGGGCCTGTTCTACTACTACCTCGTCATGGCGCGGGCGTTGAGTGCGTGGGGCGATCCGATACTGGTAACGGACGAGGGCGGGGTGGCATGGGCAGAGGCGCTGGCCGAGCGCCTGCTTGAGTTGCAGGGTGAGGATGGCCTTTGGGTGAACGACAGCCCGCGCTGGATGGAGGGCGATCCCAATCTGGCGACGGCCTACGCGATACTGGCCTTGCAGGAGCTTCGCCCGTGGATCGAGGGCCGTGACGTTGAGTGA
- a CDS encoding universal stress protein: MPDSRILIAVSSPWASEKLVRPMADLAKRLNASVVVAHVAMLMDDEETEEQASERGEQTLATLTDGLSEHGIESEGIMLYSDHVAKAILNTASKYQCSMIVLGLTGRGVLKRMISGDVPSNIIRNATIPVLLCPATWEGLI; this comes from the coding sequence GTGCCCGATTCGCGGATTCTGATTGCGGTTTCGTCACCCTGGGCCAGCGAGAAGCTGGTTCGGCCGATGGCAGACCTGGCCAAACGCCTGAACGCGAGTGTTGTCGTTGCGCACGTGGCGATGTTGATGGATGACGAGGAGACCGAGGAACAGGCGAGCGAGCGTGGCGAGCAGACGCTGGCAACGCTGACCGACGGCCTCAGCGAGCACGGGATCGAGTCGGAGGGAATCATGCTCTACTCGGATCACGTGGCCAAGGCGATCCTCAACACCGCGAGCAAGTACCAGTGCTCGATGATCGTGCTCGGGCTGACAGGCCGCGGGGTGCTCAAGCGGATGATCTCAGGCGACGTGCCATCGAACATCATCCGGAACGCGACGATCCCCGTGCTGCTCTGTCCCGCGACGTGGGAAGGGCTGATCTGA